Genomic window (Agrobacterium larrymoorei):
TCTGGGTGAACATCACGAAGGTCGGTTGCATCGTCTCTGGAAAAACGAAATCACGATCCTGAACGCCGCGGGAAACCTGCAGATAGATAAGACCATCTTCGACGCCGTTGCGCCGCGCGATTTCCTTGTGCAGTTCCAGCAATTCGGCTTCCGCCACCGGCATGGCAATACCGAGCGCATCCAGAGATCGTTTCAGGCGGGCAAGATGACCAGAGTAATCGACGAGCTTGCCTTGAATGATGGCTGTCACCTCATAGATGGCGTCGGCAAACAGAAAGCCACGATCGAAGACCGATACTTTCGCGTCACTTCCGCAACCCATGCACCATTCAAGTAAACCGTTCTGTTCATAATCCTGCCTCTGCCTGTCCTATGCCTACCAGCCGTTATCCCTGTCTGGCATTGCGACCCTCAGGATGCAAGGCTGGCGGCTACGAGAACCGGTAGGATTGGCGTCAGGTTGGATAACGGTCTGGACGATAGGATCAGGCCGAGGTAAGGGCTGGACGGACGAGCCCGAGATGGTCGCGCAGGGTCGAGCCAGTGTACTCAGTGCGAAACAGCCCCCGTTCTTGCAGAATGGGCACGACCAGCTGCGTGAAGTCCTCAAGCCCTTCTGGGAAGAAGGGCGGCATGACGTTGAAGCCGTCGGCGGCTCGGGTTTCGAACCATTCCTGCATACGGTCCGCAACCTCGACAGGCGTGCCAAGCACGATATGGTGGCCGCGTCCGGCAGCCACGCGCAGCGCCAACTGGCGGATCGTCAGGTTCTCGCGTCTGGCCAGCGCCGTCAAAAGCTCGGCCCGGCTGCGCAACTGGTCGGAGATCGGCAGATCCGGCAAAGGACCATCCGGATCATAATCGGCAAGGCTGTGACCGATGCGCTCTTCGAGGAGCGGCATGGCGCTTTTCAGCTCCGTCCACTGGTCGAGTTCTGCCAGTTTTTCCGCCGCTTCTTTCGACGTGCGCCCAATCACCGGCAGGAAGCCCGGCATGACGGCAACGGCATCTGGAGAACGTCCGAATTTCTCCACGCGTGATTTCAGGCTCTTGTAGAATCCTTGAGCCTCCGCAAGGCTTTGCTGCGCGGTGAAGACCACATCTGCGGTGCGGGCGGCAAGATCCTGTCCCGGACCGGACGAGCCAGCCTGGATCAGAATCGGGTGACCCTGTGGCGCGCGCGGAATGTTGAGTGGACCTTTGACCGAGTAGTATTTGCCCTTGTGATCCAGCACATGCACCTTGTTCGGATCGGCATAGATGCCGCTCTGCTTGTCCTTGATGAAAGCGTCATCATCCCAGCTGTCCCAGAGACCGCGAACCACATCGACGAATTCTTCTGCCACCGCATAGCGCTCATCATGCTCGGGATGCGACTTGGAGAAGTTGTTGGCAGTGCGGGCATAGGAAGTCGTGACGATATTCCATGCGGCACGCCCGTGGCTCAGATGGTCGATCGAGGAGAAGGCTCGGGCTATATGATAGGGTTCGCCGTAGGTCGTGGAGGATGTCGCGGCAAGACCGATCTTGTCGGTAACGAGGGCAAGTGCCGCTAGCAGCGTCAGCGGTTCGAAACGGGCAATGGTGGATGGATGGGCATCGACGCCACTGGTCAATCCGTCCGCCAGGAACACCATGTCGAACTTCGCCTGCTCGGCGGCTTGCGTGACGCGGCGAAGCAGGTCGAAATTCTCGCTCCCCGCTTCCGCCTTCGGGTGCCGCCAACCTGAGACGTGATGGCCCGCGCCCTGGAGAAACAGGCCGAGGTGGATTTGTCGCTTGGCAGTCATGGCAAAAGTCTTTCGTCAGAGAGAGGTCTGGTTGAGCAGCGATAGAAGGCGCACGAGATCGGCTTCGCTTTCCATGCTGCGAACGAGTTCGGGAATATCGGCAAAAGCCGGGCGCCCTAAAGTCGCATCCTTGAATTTTTGTTCGGGGTCGGTGAGGCCCGGCAAGCCGTCGAAACGACGATGGATTGTCGTGCCATCCTTCCGCGCGATATCCAGAAGCACGAAGCGCGTGGCCGGATCGCTCGACATGCGTGGAGCGGTATTGTCGTGGCGGCGGCTGGCTTTTAGCGCAAGCGCCATGATGCGATCCTCGACCGGTCTTTCATCGAAGTGATCGAGCCTCAGTGCCCCATCAAGCAGAGCGGCAGCAAACACATATTCAGGACTGAAACGGGCTTCGATACCGTTTTCCGGTTTCGTGACCACGAGAGCTGCATCCGCGCCGGGTGGATAGGTAAAGGTGATCGCCTCTACCTGGTCTGTGGCAAGACCCTCACGATGCAGTTCGATGCCAAGGGAGGCGACCGGATGGCTTGCCGTGCAGCAGGGGTAGGCTTTCAGCGTAAGCCCGGGTGATACGATCTGCCATGGAGCGCCCCAGTTTTCGGTCGCCAGTTCCGGACGAGAGGCACCAAAGCCGTAAGCGGAGTAGAAGCCTGTTGGATTGTCGAGAAAATCGGGCGCGCCGCTGAAGCCGGCCGCCGCCAGCCGTGCCGCAAGCAGGCCGGAGCGTGCCGCCATACCGGCATGGTAGGGCTTGGCGTCGAAGCCGAATTGCAGGCGCAGGCCCGAGCTTTGCGTTGCGGCAAGGCCCAGCGCGATTGCCGTTTCCTCGACGGAAGCGCCGGTCAGATGGCTGATGGCGGCGGCAACGCCGATCGGGCCAAGTGTGGCGGTTGCGTGGAAGCCGTTTTCGTAATGCCTGGAGCCAAGGGACAGCCCGATCCTCGCCATTGCCTCGAGACCGACAATGTAGGACGCGATGAGGGCGTCTGCCCGGATACTATGCTCGGCGGCGAATGCCAGGAGAGCTGGCAGAATGACGGTTGTCGGATGGCCGCGCACGCTGGAATGAACATCGTCATAATCCAGCACATGACCAGCATAACCATTGATGATGGCAGCCGTAAGAGGATCGGTCTTTGCGGCTCGGCCGATCAGGATCGTATTGCCCGGAAGATCGGCGCTCAAAGCCTTGGCGAGAATATCCGTCGTCCGGTCATTGGCGCCGGCGATAGCGCAGGCGAGAAAATCGACAATCGCTATCCGCGCCGCTTCCATGGCCGCGCTATCCTGACGGGGATCGGCTTTACTGATCGCCGTCGCAAAAGCTGTGGTGATAATGGCCTTGGACATGGTTAGATGCCCTCGCCATCGCGAACGGAGCGTCCACCGGAAAGGCCTCCGACAAATTGACGGATGCGCGGATTTTGCGACTCGTGGAAAATGTGCTTTGGCGAACCCTGCTCCACGACCCGGCCGTTTTCCGTAAAGATGACAGTATCGCTGATCTCTTCGGCAAAACGCATCTCATGCGTGACCAGAATGCTGGTCATCCCATCGCGGATCAGGTCGCGGATGACCCATAAAACTTCGCCCACCGTTTCCGGATCGAGCGCCGATGTTACCTCGTCGAAGAGCACCAGCTCCGGCTTCATCGCCAGGGCTCTGGCAATCGCCACACGCTGCTGCTGGCCGCCCGACAACTGGCCTGGATAGGCATCGGCTTTTTCCGAAAGCCGCACCTTTTCCAGCAACTCACGCGCGAGCTTGACGGTCGCTGTACGATCCGCGCCTAAAATGCGGGTCGGTGCCAGCACGATGTTGTCGAGCACGGTCAGATGCGGGAAGAGATTGTACTGTTGGAAAACGATGCCGACGCGCTTGCGTAGCGCGATGCGTTCGCTTTCCTTGGTCAGCTCATCCACCCGCGTGCCAGCCACGGTGATGCGGCCCTTCTGCGGCGTAACAAGCGCGTTGATGCAGCGAAGCAGCGTGGACTTTCCCGAGCCCGAAGGGCCGATGATCGAGACGGCATCGCCCTTGTTGATGGTGAGATCGATGCCTTTTAGAACCTCGGTCTGTCCGAATGCGAGATGAACGTCTTCCAGTTTCACGATCGCGGTGTTGGTGGATGTGGTCATGATCGAAATCCTTCAACCCGCATTGAAACGCTGCTCGAGGCGGCGTGTCAGTCGGGAGAGCGGGTAGCAAAGCGTGAAAAAGGCGGCCATGACCACGACATAGGCGATGACGGTGAAGTCCAGCCGGCGCACGGCGGTGCTGGCATCGGTCGCGGCGTGCATGAGTTCGTGAACACCGACGAGCGACGCAAGCGACGTGCCCATGGCAATCGATGAGGCGACGTTCATCCAAGGTGGCAGGGATCGCCTGATACACTGCGGCAGGATGACGAAGCGCAGCGCCTGTAACCTTGAGAAGCCGAGCCCCTTGGTCGCCTCCCACTGCGTCGTGGGAATGGAGAGCACGGCGCCACGGGTGATCTCCGCAATGTAAGCGCTTGCAAGGATAGCAAGGCCGATCACCGCCTTGATCCAGTCGGGGAAGGGCAGGTAGTGGCCGAAGGCGACGATCTCGAAGGGAAAGATGTAGGTGGTAGCGAAGATCAGCACGAGTGCCGGCGCGTTGCGGAAAATCTGCACATAGATCGCCGCCGGCCAGCGGATGAGCCAAAGTGGTGCCAGTTGCATGAGCCCGAGAAGAACACCCGCCACGGTCCCCAGCGTCACAGCAGAGAACGTGATGACGATGTTCATCCAGAAGCCGGACGCGAGATAGGGGATCCATTTCACCAGTTCGGCGCCAAGTGTCGGGTCGATGAGCGACCAGATGACCACCAGAAGGGGCATGGCAACAAACCCGATATAGCGCAGAATGCCGCCGCCGGACCCTGTTTGTTGTGAGGTGACTGCACTCATAGCCCATACCCCGGAACTGCCAGCTTGCGTTCTACCCATGTGCCGAGGCGGGCAATGAGGAAGTTGATCAGGCTGAAGAAGGCGAGCAGCACGATCATCAGTTCGACCACATTGTCGCGCTGCGTCCAGACCATGATGGAGGCGTAGGTGATTTCGCTGACCGCGATCGCGTTGCCGACAGTCGTCGATTTGACGAGGCTGATCAGGCCATTGACGATCGCCGGCAGTGAGGAGCGGAGCGCGAGCGGGATCTGGACATAGCGGAGAATTTCGAACTGGCTGAAACCCATGCCACGCGCAGCTTCGATCATCGATGCAGGAACCGCCTCTATACCGCCGCGGATTGCCTCCGCATGCAGGGCTGCGACATGCAACCCCACCACGGCAACGACCCAGAAAAACGGCGACAGCGGATTGTTTACCGCACCCCCGACCATGTTGGACACGATGGTGTTCAGCACAAGGAAGCTGAACATCAATTGCACCAGCGTCGGCGTGTTGCGCGTAAGCTCGACGAAGGCGCGCACAGGCGTAGAGAGCAATGGCCTGCCAGAGGTCAGGCAGGCCGCAAAGATGACACCGAAGAACAGGCTGACCGGAATGGTGATGGCGACGAGATAGAGAGTCGTCAAAAAGCCGTCGCGCCATATCTGCGCTTCATAGCCGGTCAGGAGAAACTCATAATTGAGGCCCAGCCTGCCCGTCAGATCGACGAACAGGCTGGTCAGGTTCATGTCTTGCATGGAGCGCTACCGCTGGCCTCCGCTTACTGCGCGGCAGAAAGCTTTGTCTTTTCTTCCTCGAGATACTTGGTGTTCAGCAGGCGGTTTGCCTTGGCCATTTCAAGCAGCTTGCCGGACGCGTGAAGCTTCTTGACGCTGTTGTCGAGTGCCGTCTGCGTGTCGCTTTCACCCTTGCGCAGCCAGATCACGGAGTCGGAAGGGATGAGTTCAGTGGGGAAGGGGATGGCGTAATCTTTCCATTCATCGGCGCGATCCACAAGCAGCAGGCCGACGGTTGCGCCCACATGCACAGCTGCAACGCAGTTGCCGCCCTGGAGTGCGAGCAGCGATTCCGGCTGGCTTGGCAAGCCCTTGACGATGGCGCCATATTGTTCCGCCAGTGGCTGCGCATAGTTGGAGCCCTGCGAAATGCAGACCGGCTTGCCCTTCAAATCGGCCCAATCCTTCAGTCCGCTATCCTTGCGAACCACAGCCGCGCCGCCGGCGCGATCATACGGAGTCGGCACATAATCGAGGATCTTCGCGCGCTCTTCCGTATACTGCATGTTGGCGATCAGAATATCGACCTTGCCTTGCTGCAGGAACTGGACGCGGTTGGGCGGGGTGACGGTGACGGTTTCAAGTTCGACGCCGAGATCTGCTGCCAAGGCCTTGGCAAGATCGACATTGTAGCCCTTCTGCTCCTGAGAGGCGGGATCGATGTAGCCAAATGGGGCGCCGGACAGAATGACGCCGACCGTTAGTTTACCACGGCCCTTGATGCGGTCGAGCGTGGCATCCGCAGAAGCCTGGGTCGCCGCTAGCGTTGCGAGCGAGATGGAAAGAGCAAAAACAGCTTTGGTAAAGGCTTTGGCGAACATGGGAGGCTCCTATTTCGCCGGGCAACATAGGCGAACCGCCAGTATCCCACGAGGAACGGCTTTCCTCAATGCAGCAAGAATGCAGAAAAACCTTCTCTTAGATCGGCTTATCGCGAAACGATGGTCGCAGTTGTAAGGCCGGCGTCAGACATTCAGGAGTTCGCGAAGGCTCTCCACGATCATGGCGTGGTCCTCAATATCCGGAAGTCCACTCACCGCGACGGATCCGACCAGGATACCACCTTTCAGGATCAGAGGAAAACCGCCGCCGCTTGCAACATAGTCGGTTACGGGTAAACCGAACTTCGCATTGAAATCATAGCCTTTGGCTTCAGCCTCGAGCCGCACGCGAAGCGAACTGCGGTGGAAGCGGTGTACGACGGCGCATTTGCGCCTGGCCCAACCGAAATTATCGATGGTCGCGCCGGGCAGAAGCGTCGCAAAGACCACATCGTTTCCGTGTCTGACCTCGATCGCCACTGGGTGATTGCCCTCTGCAGCCTTCTGCCGGATCAAGCTTCCGAGCGTCCAGGCAAAGGCATAATGAAATGTTGGAATCTGGAGAGCTGCTTCTTCAGCTTTCACGCTGTCGATGGTCGGTCTGGCATTCTGCATCGTGACATCCCCGGGGTCAAAGCTTGCGCTCAAGATCTTTGATCTGAATATGAGGAGACAGGATGTTGGACAAGCGTTTTCAAACAATGGTGCCTTGGAGACGTCATCCTGACAATTGCTGGCATCAAAGGGCAAGACGGAGCACATATATTTTCAGTTGCTCCATGCCATAAAAAGCGCACGGCCTTGGATTATGGCTACAGCAATCAACGTGATTCTCTCAATACCATGAGCTGCCGCAAATACTTATGGGAACCAAATAATTTATGCGGAAGTTATCACATATATAATGACTGGTTGGTGCCGCCGTGAACACACATGCTTCATCCTATTCGACCGTTCCCCTCTCGTCAGATGACCTGGAAGAGGTCAACCGCTTCCTGAACGCCTGGTGCGAGGAAAATGGTGTCGACAAGAGCGATGGCAGAGCGCAGGAAGTCGCCTCCGCACTCATCGATTGGTATGCCACGAGCCCGAGCTATCGGCAGAAATCGAAACTCGAACATGCGCCGCATCTGCCTGAATCCGACAAGATTTCTGCTCTGCTCGATCAGTTGAAGTGAGACGGCGGCGCGGTTTGGAGGCGTTAACGCTCAGTGCGCTTCAGGACGCGCTCAAGGCCAGTCTACGATGTCCTTATCGTCCAGTCCTGTAATCGGAAATACTACAACGCCGCTTTTGCCTTCAGCACGCACCTGACCAGGCGCCGATACGCAATCAAAAGCCAGAGGCAGTTCCTGCGAACGACCTCTGGCTCTTGAAGATATCAGTCGCGATGCTCGGGCATCTCCTTGAGCTGATCCTTAGTCCAGGAGGTTATCGCGTGTACGTCACCATCCTCATCGCGCATGAAGTCCAGGTCGGAAATCGAAACTGCGACCGGTTTCGCGCCAATGCCGAGAAAGCCGCCGACATCGATGATGACGCTGCTGTTTGTGCCGATACCATGGACGTGGTCAACCTTCCCGACCTTGTGATCGTCTGCTCCGTAGACCGTGGCTCCTGCGAGCACTGAAGGTCTCAGTTCATCAACGGTGAGGCGGATGTGATTGCTGTGACCCATGATCTTTCTCCTGTTGTTGGGATCAGGATAACTCATGGATTCCGCTCCTGTTCCGAGCGAAATTCATATGCTCGGAATATCGGGAATGGATTTGTCGCGTTCGGGTGTGAGCGTCAGAGACGCTGTGGCTTGTCTAAATCGCGGCACTTGCTATCGCGATGTGCCACTCTCATGCGCGTTACCGAAACCTACGGTAACCCATCTAAGGATCCAGCCCAGCGCATCGGGCTGTATTACGGATGTGCGTTTCCATTTCTGCCTTCGCCAGGTTTCCATCGTTGAGACGTAGCGCCTCGATGACACGGCGGTGCTCGGCGATTGAGTTTCTCATTCTCGCTGGATCCGTGATGGGAATGGGTTGACGTTGGGTCTCGGTAATCAGTTCACGGACAGTTTGGTACAGCGCCTGCATCATCACATTCGAGCAGGCGGATACGATGGTCGCGTGAAACTGCAGGTCGGCTTCCACATTGGAGATGACATCCTGTTTCTCCCAAGACCGCTCCATCGTCTCGGTTGCCTGCTCCATTTCATCCAGTTGGCGCTGCGTTAAGCGACCAGCAGCCAGTTTCGCGATTTCGCCCTCAAGAAGTGCGCGTGTCTGGAAGACATCGAAGGCGGAGTAGCTTTGGGAGTAGCGCCACGGCGCCATGTTGGCGGCAGGTCCAGCGGCGCGCTCTGCTGGCGCGGTGACGAAGGTGCCGCGTCCTGCCTCTGTCTTGACCATGCCGAGCGTTTCAAGGGTGAGCAAGGCTTCGCGAAGGGACGCGCGACTGACGCCGAATTGTTCTGACAGTTCGCGCTGTGACTGAATTTTCTCGCCGGGCTTCAGCACACCGGTCTGGATCATGTTCTGGATTTCGCGCGCCACCGTTTGTGGCAAAAGCGTTTTGTTCAGCATTCTGCGCGCGTCCCTCTCTTCATCACTCAACATCTATTTTCAACATCACAGCTTGCCAAGACGGAAAGTCCATGCTTGTGTGGTCTAACTGGTCCGACCAGTTAGACCACAATGTGTGATCGTGTATCAAATAACAAGGGGAACACTGATGAAACGCATGACAGCGAGATTTTTAACCGCGTCATTGGCCGCGGGTATCGCTCTTATGAGCATGCAGGCAGCGCGCGCCGCCGATTTGACGGTGGGCGCAAATATCGGCAACGTGCCGTGGGAATTCCAGGACGCTTCCGGCAAAGTGGTTGGATTCGAAGTCGACCTTGTCAACGAGGTTGCGAAGCGACTCGGCAAGTCGGTCGAGTTTGTGAACACCCCATTCAATGGACTGTTTTCAGCGGTTCAATCGGGCCGCATCAATATGGCGATCTCCTCGATCACCATTACCCCGAAGCGCCTTGAATCTGTATCCTTCGCTCAGCCTTATTACGATAGTGACCAGTCCCTCACTGTCACGGCAAAGTCTGGCATCACCGGCTTGAAAGACATGGCCGACAAGGTTGTCGGCGTTGATACCGGCTCGACTGGCGATATGTGGGCAGAGAAGAACAAAGCCGAATACAAATTCTCCGACATCCGGCGGTTCGAGGGACTGTCTCCCGCCATGCTCGATCTCGTCGCGGGCCGCATCGATGGCTACATCAGCGATATTCCTGCCCTCCTGTATTATGTCAAGGACAAGCCGGAACTGAAGGTGGTGGCCCGTATACCCACAGGTGAGAAGTACTCCATCATGTTCAACAAGGGCGATCCGCTCGCAGAGCAGGTGAATGGCGTCATCACCGAAATGAAGAAGGACGGCTCTCTGGCCAAGCTGCACCAGACCTGGTTCGGTGCGCCTGCGGAAGAGAAAACATCGACCGTGACGGTCATGGACATGCCAAAACTCTGATAGCGCCGCAGGCGCCAGCGGGTCTTCGATCCGCTGGCCTAAGGGAGCCTTTTCGGCATGAATCTCATCAATACCTTCTTCAATTACGATGTCCTGGTTCAGAGCCTTCCGCAACTGATGTGGGGACTTGTCATCACTCTTCAGATCGGCATTGTCAGCATCGTCGCGGGTCTCGTGGGCGGCCTCGTCCTTGCTGTGGCAAGGCTTTACGCGCCACGGTCGATCGTGCTGCTCATCCGTGTCTATGTGGATGTCTTCCGATCCATTCCGTTGCTCGTTCTTCTCATCGTCATCTACTACGCTCTGCCATTCGTGGGGATAAGGCTGTCGCCCTTCTTGTCGGCAGTCACCGCGCTCTCGCTTGTTTCCGCGGCTTACACGGCGGAGATCTTTCGCGCAGGCATCGAGGCCATACCCGTTGGCCAATTCGAGGCCTCGGCGGCTTTGGGACTATCGAACCGGCATACAATGGCGGACATTATTCTCCCTCAAGCGATCCGGATCGTCATCCCGCCGCTGACCAATAATTCGATCAATGTGCTGAAGGATACCGCGCTGGCCTCGGTGGTCGCCATGCCGGATCTATTGAAACAGGCGACACAGGCGCAGGCTCTGAGTGCCAATCCAACGCCTTTGATTGGCGCGGCGGTCATTTACGTCCTGTTGCTCTGGCCCATGGTTGCCGTCGTTTCCCGTCTCGAAGTGCGGTTTGGTGCAGGGAGACGCAGATGACAGACCGATCCAAGAATTTGATCCGCGTTGAAAAGCTGTTCAAGGCTTATGGCACCTATACCGTGCTACACGGCATCGATCTCGACATCGCCGAAGGTGAGGTCGTTTGTATTATCGGCCCGTCCGGGTCCGGAAAGTCGACCTTGATCCGGTGCATCAATCATCTGGAGCCTTTCTCGCCTGACAGCTTCATCACTGTTGATGGGATCAAGGTTCGTCCCGGCAAGGACCTTGCGAAAGTTCGTGCTGAAGTCGGAATGGTGTTCCAGTCCTTCAATCTGTTCCCGCATATGACTGTGCTCAGAAACGTCATGCTGGCGCCGATGCGTGTGCGAGGGCTCAGCGAAGCGGACGCTGCTGTGAAGGCAAAAGATCTCTTGGCCCGTGTTGGGATTTCCGAACAGGCGGAGAAGTATCCGGGACAGCTATCCGGCGGGCAGCAGCAACGTGTGGCCATCGCGCGTGCTCTCGCCATGGAGCCGAAGGTTCTCCTGTTCGATGAGCCGACGTCGGCTCTCGATCCGGAAATGGTGGGGGAGGTCTTGGACGTCATGCGGCGTCTGGCCGGGACCGGTGTCACGATGATCGTCGTGACGCACGAGATGGGCTTTGCCAAGCAGGTGGCCGACCGCGTCATCTTCATGGATGGCGGGAAGCTGGTCGAGATGGGTACCCCCCAGCAGATATTCGACAATCCCCAAGAAGAAAGAACGCGCAGCTTCCTGCGCGCCGTACTCAATCATTGAACTATGTCTGTGGAGGACACACGATGAACAGTAAACCATCGCTCGATATGGAATTCGTGCGCAAGCAATTCCCCGGTTTGGCAAGAGGCTGGGCCTTTTTCGACAATGCTGGCGGCTCGCAGATCCTGCAGGGAGCAATCGATCGCATCAACAGCTTCCTGATCGAGCGCAATGTCCAGATCGGTGGTTCCTATGAGGTATCGCAGAAGGCTGCGGAAGCATTGTATGAGGCGCGTACCGCAGCCATGCACCTCGTCAACGCGAAGAGGCCCGAAGAAATCATCTTTGGAAATTCGACAACGGCGCTTTTGCAGAATCTGGCGCGCGCCATGCAAAGCCAGCTTAGTCCCGGCGACGAAATCATCGTAACCGTGAGCGACCATGAATCGAATATCGGGCCTTGGGATCGCTTGAAATCGGCCGGTGTCATAATCAAGTTCTGGCCGCTCAACAAGGAGACTTTGACCCTTGATCTGGCAGATCTTCAACCCCTGATGTCGGAGCGCACCAGACTTGTCTGTGTAACGCATGTCTCGAACATTCTTGGATCGATCAACCCGGTGCGCGAGATCGCCGACTTCGTTCATGCGCGCGGTGCCCGGCTATGTGTGGATGCCGTAGCGTACGCACCCCACCGTCTCGTTGACGTGCAGGAATTTGATGCGGATTACTACGTCTTCAGTCTCTACAAGACGTACGGTCCTCATTACGCGCTCATGTATGGGAAATACGATTATCTCCTCGAGCTCGATACGCTGTACCACTACTTCTACGGCAAGGACAAAGTTCCGGGGAAGCTTGAACCCGGCAATCCCAATTACGAGCTTGCCTTTTCCACCTGTGGCATCGTTGACTATCTCACGAAGCTTGGGGAACAGGCGGGCGACACAGGCAGCGTTCGCAGTCGTATCGCGACAGCGTTCAGTGCAATCACTGCGCAGGAAGATGCACTGACCGAGAGGCTGTTGTCCTACCTGCGCTCACGAAATGACTGCCAGATCGTGGGGCAGAGTCATAATGGAGACAGTTCCCGCGTTCCTACGATTGCCTTCCGCTTCGATGGCCGGGACGCAGCCGAGATATGCAGGGCGATGGATGAGCACAAGATCGCGATGCGGTTCGGCGACTTTCACTCGCGTCGGTTGGCCGAGTATCTCGGGCTCACCGACCATGGTGGGATGCTCAGAGTTTCTATGGTGCACTACAATACTTTAGAAGAAGTCGATCGCTTCACGCAGGCTCTTGACCAAATTCTTTCCGGCGAAACAGGTTTTGCAAAAGCGAGTTGAGAAAAGGAAGGTCTTGATGCGCTTCGAACAATCATCTGCAACGGAATAGTGGACACCGCTAGCGATACCTTTGTCTGTGACATCGGTATCCTCGACGGAAAGATCGCTACCCTTTCGAGCGGACTTGATGATGCAGTGGAGATCATCGACGCCACGGACCTTTTCGTGTCGCCGGGAGGGATAGCCAGCCACGTCCACCTCGATCAGCCGTCGGGCAAGGCGTTGTCATTGGGGGACGACTAAGAAGCGCAGGTTGTAACGAAGCGCTCCGAATGGAGGTGTCTCCTTCGTCGCCGTTCTCCGAGTATCACCGCATAAGCGCCTGCGTCGATGATACGGATCTGATTGCATCGGAGGCGTGAATGCAATCCTGACGTATGACTTAAGGCATCGTCCTCGGTTGACCCATAAGATACAAAGATTATGTGCCGTGACAACGTGCCACTTCGCATTCATTCATTTGAACTGGCCCCCGCTGATCTCGACATCGAGCACCGCCTGACTAAACCTCGCCACCTATGGACGAATAGCCAGGCCGAGTGGATGAACCGCACCATCAGGGATGCGACGGTAAAACACTTCCACCACGACGACCAGAATCAACTTCGCAGGCACTTGAGCGAGTTTGTCGATGTCTACAATTTCGGCCGCCGGCTGAAGACACTTAGAGGCCTCACATCTTACGAATAGATCTGCAAAGTCTGGATTTCGGAGCCAGAAAGGTTCAGCCTCAATCCGCTCCATCAACGGCCTGGACTAAATATCTAGGTATCCGCATCGTAATTGACGATGCGGGCTTTGGCTTCATCAGTATGTGTTACATCCTCCAGATAGTACCTGATATGGTCAAGCGCGACGTGAGCCTAACAAGCCACATGGATCGAGATCGCCGCGCCGCCGGCACTTATTCTGTGGTAACTCCGTAAACGGCTGTCGCCCGCTCCGGGGTTACATATCCATCCCTGATATCTGCTGCTACAGATACCGGGTCACGCAATTTCGGATCTCCAAAGCCGCCACCGTTCGCGGTCACGACTCGAATGACGTCATCCCTGTTGACGGCAACATTCGTGGCAAAAGCGTAACGTTCCTTTGAGCCATTTGCGCGCCGAACCTCCACATAGTTCGTCGAACCGTCCAGCCCCCCAGCTACACCCCACGGCGGAATGCGTGAGCGTGTGTACCCGACAGAAAGGAAGTTATTGTCAGCGAGAACGCGATAATGCACGTCGATGCCTTTGCCCCCACGCCACTGTCCCTCACCTCCGGGTTCCGCATTGAGCGTCGCCTGGTCGACGCTGAGGC
Coding sequences:
- a CDS encoding LLM class flavin-dependent oxidoreductase, with product MTAKRQIHLGLFLQGAGHHVSGWRHPKAEAGSENFDLLRRVTQAAEQAKFDMVFLADGLTSGVDAHPSTIARFEPLTLLAALALVTDKIGLAATSSTTYGEPYHIARAFSSIDHLSHGRAAWNIVTTSYARTANNFSKSHPEHDERYAVAEEFVDVVRGLWDSWDDDAFIKDKQSGIYADPNKVHVLDHKGKYYSVKGPLNIPRAPQGHPILIQAGSSGPGQDLAARTADVVFTAQQSLAEAQGFYKSLKSRVEKFGRSPDAVAVMPGFLPVIGRTSKEAAEKLAELDQWTELKSAMPLLEERIGHSLADYDPDGPLPDLPISDQLRSRAELLTALARRENLTIRQLALRVAAGRGHHIVLGTPVEVADRMQEWFETRAADGFNVMPPFFPEGLEDFTQLVVPILQERGLFRTEYTGSTLRDHLGLVRPALTSA
- a CDS encoding MmgE/PrpD family protein — protein: MSKAIITTAFATAISKADPRQDSAAMEAARIAIVDFLACAIAGANDRTTDILAKALSADLPGNTILIGRAAKTDPLTAAIINGYAGHVLDYDDVHSSVRGHPTTVILPALLAFAAEHSIRADALIASYIVGLEAMARIGLSLGSRHYENGFHATATLGPIGVAAAISHLTGASVEETAIALGLAATQSSGLRLQFGFDAKPYHAGMAARSGLLAARLAAAGFSGAPDFLDNPTGFYSAYGFGASRPELATENWGAPWQIVSPGLTLKAYPCCTASHPVASLGIELHREGLATDQVEAITFTYPPGADAALVVTKPENGIEARFSPEYVFAAALLDGALRLDHFDERPVEDRIMALALKASRRHDNTAPRMSSDPATRFVLLDIARKDGTTIHRRFDGLPGLTDPEQKFKDATLGRPAFADIPELVRSMESEADLVRLLSLLNQTSL
- a CDS encoding amino acid ABC transporter ATP-binding protein; this translates as MTTSTNTAIVKLEDVHLAFGQTEVLKGIDLTINKGDAVSIIGPSGSGKSTLLRCINALVTPQKGRITVAGTRVDELTKESERIALRKRVGIVFQQYNLFPHLTVLDNIVLAPTRILGADRTATVKLARELLEKVRLSEKADAYPGQLSGGQQQRVAIARALAMKPELVLFDEVTSALDPETVGEVLWVIRDLIRDGMTSILVTHEMRFAEEISDTVIFTENGRVVEQGSPKHIFHESQNPRIRQFVGGLSGGRSVRDGEGI
- a CDS encoding amino acid ABC transporter permease — its product is MPLLVVIWSLIDPTLGAELVKWIPYLASGFWMNIVITFSAVTLGTVAGVLLGLMQLAPLWLIRWPAAIYVQIFRNAPALVLIFATTYIFPFEIVAFGHYLPFPDWIKAVIGLAILASAYIAEITRGAVLSIPTTQWEATKGLGFSRLQALRFVILPQCIRRSLPPWMNVASSIAMGTSLASLVGVHELMHAATDASTAVRRLDFTVIAYVVVMAAFFTLCYPLSRLTRRLEQRFNAG
- a CDS encoding amino acid ABC transporter permease; its protein translation is MQDMNLTSLFVDLTGRLGLNYEFLLTGYEAQIWRDGFLTTLYLVAITIPVSLFFGVIFAACLTSGRPLLSTPVRAFVELTRNTPTLVQLMFSFLVLNTIVSNMVGGAVNNPLSPFFWVVAVVGLHVAALHAEAIRGGIEAVPASMIEAARGMGFSQFEILRYVQIPLALRSSLPAIVNGLISLVKSTTVGNAIAVSEITYASIMVWTQRDNVVELMIVLLAFFSLINFLIARLGTWVERKLAVPGYGL